A genomic stretch from Candidatus Edwardsbacteria bacterium includes:
- a CDS encoding tetratricopeptide repeat protein, producing MERGNYPLAEKDFIRALRIDSSFANSWYNLGHLREMKGQSREAWDCYTLAIKYKPDYAKAYNNRGAISLSLGKYDLAEKDFLFSIMANKYVSLPYYNLAKTYYFQKRYSDALIQINRSLALDAAYPMSYFIKALIEKETGQFPAGVKDLQNARQMEPGNMMYLYALGKIKCLAGDTLEGRKDMDAGLKQGFNPGSSPWFKK from the coding sequence ATGGAGAGGGGCAATTACCCTTTGGCCGAGAAAGATTTCATCAGGGCCCTGAGGATCGATTCCAGCTTCGCCAATTCCTGGTATAATCTGGGACATCTCCGGGAGATGAAAGGCCAGAGCCGGGAAGCCTGGGATTGCTATACCCTGGCCATAAAATACAAACCGGATTATGCCAAGGCCTACAATAACAGGGGGGCCATATCCCTGTCTCTGGGAAAATACGATCTGGCCGAAAAGGACTTTTTATTTTCCATCATGGCAAATAAATATGTCAGTTTGCCATATTATAATCTGGCGAAGACCTATTACTTCCAAAAAAGATATTCCGATGCCCTGATTCAAATAAACAGGTCCCTGGCACTGGATGCCGCTTACCCCATGTCGTATTTCATAAAGGCCTTGATCGAAAAAGAAACCGGGCAGTTCCCGGCGGGGGTGAAGGACCTTCAAAACGCCCGGCAGATGGAGCCCGGCAATATGATGTATCTTTACGCCCTGGGAAAAATCAAATGTCTGGCCGGGGATACCCTGGAGGGACGGAAAGATATGGACGCCGGCCTGAAACAGGGTTTCAACCCGGGCTCCAGCCCCTGGTTCAAAAAATGA